The Pseudosulfitobacter pseudonitzschiae genome includes a region encoding these proteins:
- a CDS encoding aspartate kinase has protein sequence MPVLVMKFGGTSVATLDRIRRAAKRVGVEVAKGYDVIVIVSAMSGKTNELVGWVNETSPMYDAREYDAVVSSGENVTAGLMALTLQEMDVPARSWQGWQVPVKTTSAHSSARIEEIPSDNIMAKFEQGMRVAVVAGFQGVSPEGRITTLGRGGSDTTAVAFAAAFNAERCDIYTDVDGVYTTDPRVSAKARKLDKIAFEEMLELASLGAKVLQTRSVELAMRYKVKLRVLSSFEEQSDTAGTLVCDEEEIMESNVVAGVAFSRDEAKMTLVSVADRPGIAATIFTALSEAGVNVDMIVQNIAEEGRTDMTWSCPNDQVKRAEKAIEDAKQAGVIRFDELIADMDVAKVSVVGIGMRSHTGVAAKMFKVLSNEGINIKVITTSEIKISVLIDRKYMELAVQALHDAFELEKAA, from the coding sequence ATGCCCGTTCTGGTGATGAAATTTGGTGGCACTTCGGTGGCCACGCTTGACCGCATCCGCCGCGCGGCGAAACGCGTGGGCGTTGAAGTGGCCAAGGGATACGATGTGATCGTGATTGTCTCGGCGATGTCGGGCAAGACCAACGAGCTGGTTGGCTGGGTCAACGAGACCTCACCGATGTATGACGCGCGCGAATATGACGCGGTCGTGTCCTCGGGCGAGAATGTTACCGCCGGTCTGATGGCGCTGACCCTGCAGGAAATGGACGTGCCCGCACGGTCGTGGCAGGGTTGGCAGGTGCCGGTGAAAACCACCAGCGCCCATTCTTCGGCGCGGATCGAAGAGATTCCCAGCGACAACATCATGGCCAAGTTCGAACAAGGTATGCGCGTGGCCGTGGTCGCAGGGTTTCAGGGTGTCAGCCCCGAAGGCCGCATTACTACGCTGGGTCGTGGCGGAAGCGACACGACGGCAGTGGCATTTGCCGCCGCTTTCAATGCGGAACGTTGCGATATTTATACCGATGTGGACGGGGTTTACACCACCGACCCGCGGGTCAGCGCCAAGGCGCGAAAACTGGACAAGATCGCATTCGAAGAGATGCTGGAGCTGGCATCGCTGGGCGCAAAAGTGTTGCAGACCCGCTCGGTCGAGCTGGCGATGCGTTACAAGGTCAAACTGCGGGTGCTGAGCAGTTTCGAGGAACAGTCGGATACAGCCGGAACGCTGGTCTGCGACGAGGAGGAAATCATGGAAAGCAATGTTGTAGCCGGTGTCGCCTTTAGCCGCGACGAAGCGAAAATGACCCTTGTGTCGGTGGCCGACCGCCCCGGCATCGCCGCCACGATCTTTACCGCCCTTAGCGAAGCGGGCGTGAACGTGGACATGATCGTGCAGAACATCGCCGAAGAAGGTCGCACCGACATGACGTGGTCATGCCCCAATGATCAGGTCAAGCGCGCGGAAAAGGCGATTGAAGACGCCAAACAGGCGGGCGTGATCCGCTTTGACGAACTGATCGCGGATATGGACGTGGCCAAGGTCAGCGTTGTCGGCATTGGCATGCGCAGCCATACAGGTGTTGCGGCCAAGATGTTCAAGGTGTTGTCGAACGAGGGCATCAATATCAAGGTTATCACCACATCTGAAATCAAGATCAGCGTGCTGATCGACCG
- a CDS encoding SDR family NAD(P)-dependent oxidoreductase: MNIVITGATRGIGAGLAAHYRAAGHQVTGTGRGAGADVVMDVTHPADFAKLAGAMGTHPVDLLVCNAGVYLDKGQSIDYGYGADMWSKSFAANVTGVFQTVQTLLPNLRAATGKIAIIASQMGSDTRAPGGSYIYRASKAAALNLGRNLATDLKAEGIAVGIYHPGWVRTDMGGGEAAISVDESVAGLSARFAALDIAATGSFLTWDGQVHPY, encoded by the coding sequence ATGAATATTGTCATTACGGGTGCCACGCGGGGTATCGGCGCGGGCCTTGCTGCGCATTATCGGGCTGCGGGCCATCAGGTCACCGGCACAGGGCGCGGCGCGGGTGCCGACGTGGTGATGGATGTGACCCACCCTGCGGATTTTGCCAAACTGGCGGGCGCAATGGGCACACACCCGGTGGATTTGCTGGTGTGCAATGCGGGTGTCTATTTGGACAAGGGCCAAAGCATCGACTACGGCTATGGTGCTGATATGTGGTCGAAATCCTTTGCCGCGAACGTGACAGGTGTGTTCCAAACGGTGCAAACTCTGCTGCCCAATCTGCGTGCGGCCACAGGCAAGATCGCCATTATTGCAAGCCAGATGGGTTCGGACACACGCGCACCCGGCGGCAGTTATATCTATCGTGCGTCCAAAGCGGCGGCGCTGAACCTGGGCCGCAATCTGGCGACGGACCTGAAGGCTGAAGGGATTGCCGTGGGCATCTATCACCCCGGCTGGGTGCGCACCGATATGGGCGGTGGCGAAGCTGCGATTTCCGTGGACGAAAGCGTGGCGGGGCTAAGCGCGCGCTTTGCGGCGTTGGACATCGCCGCGACGGGATCGTTCCTGACGTGGGACGGGCAGGTGCATCCGTATTAA
- a CDS encoding DUF1178 family protein has translation MIRYALKCDRGHAFESWFKSAEAFDALRTAGHLNCVECGSPDVQKAVMAPRVASTRDAPEANAAPENAKAAAFEAALKQMRKEVEKNATYVGGNFVREARAMHLGDAPERAIYGEAKPAEAKALIEDGVPLMPLPFMPKSKVN, from the coding sequence ATGATCCGCTATGCTTTGAAATGTGACAGGGGCCATGCTTTTGAAAGCTGGTTCAAATCAGCAGAAGCTTTTGACGCTCTGCGCACCGCAGGTCATCTGAACTGCGTCGAGTGCGGCAGCCCTGATGTACAAAAGGCTGTGATGGCCCCACGCGTTGCATCCACCCGCGACGCACCCGAGGCGAATGCCGCCCCGGAGAATGCCAAGGCGGCGGCCTTTGAGGCGGCGCTGAAACAAATGCGCAAAGAAGTAGAAAAAAACGCAACATATGTGGGCGGCAATTTTGTCCGCGAGGCGCGCGCCATGCATTTGGGCGATGCACCTGAACGCGCGATTTACGGCGAGGCGAAACCCGCCGAGGCGAAAGCACTGATCGAAGACGGGGTGCCGTTGATGCCTCTGCCATTCATGCCCAAATCAAAGGTGAACTAA
- a CDS encoding NUDIX hydrolase — protein sequence MTAPLIKQLPISVNGARKSDVRTQFAALCWRVVDGKVQILLITSRGSGRWIVPKGWPMDGQTPGEAALTEAWEEAGVVGKVDWRPVGLFSYSKTIDDADNLPCVAMVYPVRVKSLSKDFPEALERKRRWMSRKKAAQLVEEPELAQIIRDFAPRVLR from the coding sequence ATGACCGCCCCCCTGATCAAACAGCTTCCTATCTCGGTAAACGGTGCGCGCAAGTCGGATGTGCGCACGCAGTTTGCCGCGCTGTGCTGGCGTGTGGTTGATGGCAAAGTTCAGATTTTGCTGATAACATCGCGCGGGTCCGGACGCTGGATCGTGCCCAAGGGATGGCCGATGGACGGACAGACCCCCGGCGAAGCGGCGTTGACCGAAGCATGGGAAGAAGCTGGCGTTGTGGGCAAGGTGGATTGGCGGCCTGTGGGGTTGTTTTCCTATAGTAAGACCATCGACGATGCGGACAATCTGCCCTGCGTGGCAATGGTTTATCCGGTGCGGGTCAAATCCTTGTCCAAGGATTTTCCCGAAGCGCTTGAACGCAAGCGCCGATGGATGAGTCGCAAGAAAGCCGCGCAACTGGTTGAAGAACCCGAACTGGCCCAGATCATCAGGGATTTCGCCCCCCGCGTTCTGCGCTAG
- the modA gene encoding molybdate ABC transporter substrate-binding protein, protein MPNFYEFLVELSAFHHILARLCSKEQTCGGAPVRKYCGAMGKAAYKIMVLAAAVLCIAGGPALARDITVLAAASLRGALDEVAALSNNTVAISYGGSGALARQVAQGAPADVVVLANPQWMDWLQEQGSVAPEAAAPLLTNTLVLIGHRGPTLPEPDAASLMARLGDGRLAIGQRHAVPAGIYARAWLEYVHAWETLEPHLAEVENVRAALALVARGDAPLGVVYGSDARAEPKVSVLWQIPADQHPPITYPAAALTPEGAHFMTTLRSPEATAIFARHGFGLP, encoded by the coding sequence TTGCCAAACTTTTACGAATTTTTGGTAGAGTTGTCCGCCTTTCACCACATTCTGGCCCGTCTTTGTTCGAAAGAACAGACTTGTGGCGGCGCGCCGGTGCGTAAATACTGCGGTGCAATGGGCAAAGCTGCATATAAAATCATGGTCTTGGCCGCTGCGGTGCTGTGTATCGCGGGCGGGCCTGCACTGGCACGCGACATCACGGTCCTGGCTGCCGCCAGCCTGCGCGGCGCATTGGACGAGGTGGCCGCGCTGTCCAACAACACCGTCGCCATCTCTTACGGCGGATCGGGCGCTTTGGCGCGACAAGTGGCACAGGGTGCGCCGGCGGATGTGGTGGTTCTGGCCAATCCGCAATGGATGGACTGGCTGCAAGAGCAGGGCAGTGTCGCCCCCGAAGCCGCAGCGCCCCTGTTAACCAACACGCTAGTGTTGATCGGCCATAGGGGCCCCACCCTGCCAGAGCCCGATGCCGCCAGCCTGATGGCCCGCCTGGGCGACGGTCGGCTGGCCATCGGCCAACGCCACGCGGTGCCTGCTGGCATATATGCACGCGCTTGGCTGGAATATGTACACGCTTGGGAAACTCTTGAGCCGCATCTGGCCGAGGTGGAAAACGTACGCGCTGCACTGGCTCTGGTGGCACGCGGCGATGCGCCCTTGGGTGTGGTCTATGGATCCGACGCGCGGGCCGAACCCAAGGTCAGCGTCCTTTGGCAAATCCCTGCTGACCAGCACCCGCCAATCACCTATCCCGCTGCAGCACTGACGCCCGAAGGCGCACATTTCATGACCACATTACGCAGCCCCGAGGCCACCGCGATCTTTGCCAGACACGGCTTCGGCCTGCCCTGA
- the modB gene encoding molybdate ABC transporter permease subunit: MDAAGYEALRLSLLVSGTATLLGLPLALGCAWLLARRNFRGKDLLSAAIHLPLVLPPVVTGYLLLLAFGRTAPVGRFLEQTLGLVLAFRWTGAVLAAMVMGFPLMVRAMRLAIEAVDPRIEAAAATLGAPRYAVFATITLPLIAPGVLAGTVMGFAKALGEFGATITFVAAIPGQTQTLPSAIYSYLQVPGGEARAAQLTLIACAIAVAAVIVSEWLSRRIAARIGAA, from the coding sequence ATGGACGCTGCCGGATACGAAGCGCTGCGCCTGTCGCTGCTGGTTTCGGGCACCGCAACGCTGCTGGGTCTGCCGCTGGCGTTGGGCTGTGCGTGGCTGCTGGCGCGGCGTAATTTTCGGGGCAAAGACCTGCTCAGCGCAGCGATCCACCTTCCTTTGGTGCTGCCCCCCGTCGTCACCGGCTATTTGCTGCTACTTGCCTTTGGCCGCACAGCACCTGTGGGGCGTTTTTTAGAACAGACGCTGGGACTGGTGCTGGCCTTTCGCTGGACGGGGGCTGTGCTGGCGGCAATGGTCATGGGATTTCCGCTGATGGTGCGCGCCATGCGGCTGGCCATCGAGGCGGTCGATCCGCGCATCGAGGCCGCAGCCGCCACACTGGGTGCGCCGCGCTATGCGGTCTTTGCCACCATCACCCTGCCACTGATCGCACCGGGCGTTCTGGCAGGCACTGTCATGGGCTTTGCCAAAGCACTGGGCGAATTCGGGGCCACCATTACCTTTGTCGCGGCCATCCCCGGCCAGACCCAAACCCTGCCATCGGCAATCTACAGCTATCTTCAAGTACCCGGAGGTGAGGCCCGCGCCGCACAGTTGACCCTGATTGCCTGCGCCATCGCGGTGGCTGCGGTGATCGTGTCGGAATGGCTGTCGCGGCGCATCGCGGCAAGGATCGGCGCGGCATGA
- the modC gene encoding molybdenum ABC transporter ATP-binding protein, whose amino-acid sequence MSLSVNITHHFDGFTLNAAFDAPAGVTALFGRSGAGKTTLVNAVAGLLRPDAGRITLKERVLLDSAAGTCLPPHKRRLGYVFQDARLFPHLSVAANLDYGTRYAPSDASAMSRDDIIDLLGLAPLLDRRPRHLSGGETQRVAIGRALLSRPEMLLMDEPLAALDATRKADILPYLERLKTAFNLPILYVSHALDEISRLADTLVLLSDGTVHSAGPIRTLLSDPALVPLLGVREAGAVIDAIVTEHASDGLTTLRIAAGDIYLPGVQAQVGDSVRVRIRAGDVIIARDRPRGLSSVNILPVTVMAVQMGDGPGAAIALDAAGDALLARITARSAHDLGLRVGMPCFAVLKATSVAQTSIGQHLT is encoded by the coding sequence ATGAGCCTAAGCGTCAACATCACCCACCACTTTGACGGGTTCACTTTGAACGCTGCGTTTGATGCACCCGCAGGGGTGACCGCGCTGTTCGGACGCTCTGGTGCTGGCAAAACCACACTTGTGAATGCGGTGGCCGGATTGCTGAGGCCCGACGCGGGACGCATCACGTTGAAAGAACGCGTACTACTGGACAGCGCGGCCGGCACCTGTTTGCCACCACATAAACGCAGGTTGGGCTATGTCTTTCAGGACGCCCGACTTTTTCCGCATCTAAGTGTGGCCGCCAATCTGGACTATGGCACACGCTATGCCCCGTCGGACGCCAGCGCGATGTCGCGCGATGATATAATCGACCTTCTGGGCCTAGCCCCGCTGCTGGACCGTCGTCCACGCCACCTGTCCGGCGGCGAGACCCAGCGCGTTGCCATCGGTCGTGCCCTGCTGTCACGCCCCGAGATGCTGCTGATGGACGAGCCGCTGGCAGCACTTGATGCCACGCGCAAGGCTGACATCCTGCCCTATCTGGAACGGCTCAAGACCGCCTTCAACCTGCCGATCCTTTATGTCTCGCACGCATTGGACGAGATTTCGCGACTGGCTGATACGCTGGTGTTGCTGTCGGACGGCACCGTGCACAGCGCGGGGCCGATCCGCACGCTGCTGTCCGATCCGGCCCTTGTACCGCTGCTGGGCGTGCGCGAGGCAGGTGCGGTGATCGACGCCATAGTGACCGAGCATGCAAGTGACGGGCTGACCACATTGCGCATCGCGGCGGGCGACATCTATTTGCCGGGTGTTCAGGCCCAAGTGGGCGACAGCGTGCGGGTGCGCATCCGTGCGGGCGACGTGATTATTGCACGCGACAGGCCCAGAGGGCTGAGTTCGGTGAACATCCTGCCAGTGACGGTGATGGCAGTGCAGATGGGTGACGGGCCGGGGGCCGCCATCGCGCTGGACGCTGCCGGTGATGCGCTGCTGGCACGGATCACCGCGCGGTCGGCGCATGATCTGGGGCTGCGCGTGGGGATGCCCTGTTTCGCGGTGCTCAAGGCGACGTCGGTGGCGCAGACCTCGATCGGGCAGCACCTGACCTGA
- a CDS encoding EcsC family protein yields MSEVTLPENTGLAVLDLDAELDRLAARYRKAGGLGIDLLNAFGARADGLLTRLPGDVRQRLEGATVMALTQAMKAASGSRKVVKDQTTWVNRTVSAAMGAAGGFGGLPTALAELPVTTTLLLRVIEGEAHALGFDTSAENVRFDCVQVFAAAGPLSEDDGADLGFLSARVALSGAAMQSLVARVAPKLAAVLGQKLAAQTVPVLGAVAGAAVNYAYTSYYAEMAHIHFSLRRLAIDADTPREVLVAKLKTRLERGKGIKI; encoded by the coding sequence ATGAGCGAAGTGACCTTGCCTGAAAACACCGGACTGGCTGTGCTGGATCTGGACGCCGAACTGGACCGTCTTGCCGCGCGCTATCGCAAGGCAGGCGGCTTGGGTATTGATTTGCTGAACGCGTTCGGCGCACGGGCGGACGGATTGCTGACCCGATTGCCCGGCGATGTCCGCCAGCGTCTGGAAGGGGCCACTGTCATGGCGCTGACTCAGGCGATGAAGGCCGCCAGCGGCTCGCGCAAGGTGGTCAAGGATCAAACCACATGGGTGAACCGCACGGTCAGTGCGGCGATGGGTGCCGCGGGCGGTTTTGGTGGTCTGCCCACGGCACTGGCCGAACTGCCGGTGACCACAACGCTGTTGCTGCGCGTCATCGAAGGCGAAGCCCATGCGCTGGGCTTCGACACCAGCGCCGAGAATGTGCGTTTTGATTGTGTGCAGGTCTTTGCCGCTGCGGGACCGCTGTCAGAGGATGACGGCGCCGATCTGGGGTTTCTGTCTGCGCGGGTCGCCCTGAGCGGGGCCGCGATGCAGTCGCTGGTGGCGCGGGTCGCACCCAAGCTGGCGGCGGTGCTGGGACAAAAGCTGGCGGCGCAAACGGTGCCAGTGCTGGGCGCTGTCGCGGGCGCTGCGGTAAACTATGCCTATACCAGCTACTACGCCGAAATGGCCCATATCCATTTCTCGCTGCGCAGGCTGGCGATTGACGCGGACACCCCGCGCGAAGTGCTGGTGGCAAAGCTGAAAACCCGTCTGGAACGGGGCAAGGGCATCAAGATTTGA
- a CDS encoding GNAT family N-acetyltransferase, which translates to MYALTPETRDDWWEVEALYDLCFAPGREALSSYRLRDGIPPVSGLSHVARDRDGILGGAIRYWPVRVGGAQALLLGPVAVHPTRQGEGLGGLLMYVSLQVAAEMGWERVMLVGDAPYYQRFGFARLDHVVMPPPTNPDRVLGRALVAGAWDGVQGDVARWDAVA; encoded by the coding sequence ATGTACGCCCTGACGCCCGAAACCCGCGATGACTGGTGGGAAGTCGAAGCCTTGTACGACCTGTGCTTTGCGCCGGGGCGCGAGGCGTTGTCATCCTACCGCTTGCGCGACGGTATTCCGCCGGTTAGCGGCCTGAGCCATGTGGCACGGGACCGCGACGGTATTCTGGGCGGCGCAATCCGCTATTGGCCGGTGCGGGTGGGCGGTGCGCAGGCGCTGCTGCTGGGGCCGGTGGCCGTACACCCGACACGGCAAGGCGAGGGCTTGGGCGGATTGTTGATGTATGTGTCATTGCAAGTGGCCGCTGAAATGGGTTGGGAGCGGGTGATGCTGGTGGGCGATGCGCCCTATTACCAGCGCTTTGGCTTTGCGCGGCTGGACCATGTTGTAATGCCGCCACCCACTAATCCCGACAGGGTGCTGGGCCGCGCATTGGTTGCGGGGGCATGGGACGGCGTTCAGGGCGATGTAGCGCGCTGGGACGCTGTCGCCTGA
- a CDS encoding flavin reductase family protein, translating into MFYRPADGHPLPHNPFNAIVTPRPIGWISTQDVDGVPNLAPYSFFNGVAYVPPQVMFASTGVKDDQDNTKDSVANIRATGVFCVNIVEAAARDAMNASSATFPKGTDEFAKAGITAARCETIDCPRVDGTPAALECRLTQIVQIEGASNYVVFGEVTGVHMRDDTIVDGRFDITTYQPLSRLGYRDYTVVKDLFELTRPDD; encoded by the coding sequence ATGTTTTACCGCCCCGCCGATGGACACCCGTTGCCGCACAACCCGTTTAACGCCATCGTCACCCCTCGCCCCATTGGTTGGATTTCGACACAAGACGTAGACGGCGTGCCCAATCTGGCACCTTATTCCTTTTTCAACGGCGTGGCTTATGTGCCGCCGCAGGTCATGTTCGCATCGACCGGCGTAAAGGACGATCAGGACAACACCAAAGACAGCGTCGCCAACATACGCGCCACCGGCGTGTTTTGCGTCAACATCGTCGAAGCTGCGGCGCGTGACGCGATGAACGCCTCTTCGGCGACATTTCCCAAAGGCACCGACGAATTCGCCAAGGCAGGCATCACCGCCGCGCGCTGCGAAACCATCGATTGCCCCCGCGTCGACGGCACACCTGCCGCACTGGAATGCAGACTCACCCAGATCGTGCAGATCGAAGGCGCGTCCAACTACGTCGTCTTTGGCGAGGTCACAGGCGTCCACATGCGCGACGACACGATAGTGGACGGACGGTTTGACATTACCACCTACCAACCGCTGTCGCGCCTTGGATACCGTGACTATACCGTGGTCAAGGATCTATTTGAACTGACGCGACCCGACGACTGA
- a CDS encoding S-methyl-5'-thioadenosine phosphorylase, producing the protein MTPTRIAVIGGSGIYDIDGLEGAKWVQVATPWGKPSDQILTGTLDGVEMAFLPRHGRGHVHTPTSVPYRANIDALKRIGCTDVISVSACGSFREEMAPGDFVIVDQFIDRTVNREKTFFGTGCVAHVSVAHPTCPRLSDACETAARDAGINVHRGGTYLAMEGPQFSTLAESRMYRESWGADVIGMTNMPEAKLAREAELCYASVAMITDYDSWHPDHGEVDVTQIIATLTGNADKGRNLVARLPALLGSERTPCPHGCDRALEYAVMTAPEARDPELVAKLGAVAGRVLA; encoded by the coding sequence ATGACACCCACCCGCATCGCCGTGATCGGCGGCTCTGGCATCTATGACATCGACGGGCTGGAAGGCGCCAAATGGGTGCAGGTCGCCACCCCTTGGGGCAAGCCGTCGGACCAGATTCTGACCGGCACGCTGGACGGCGTCGAAATGGCGTTTCTGCCCCGTCACGGACGCGGGCATGTGCACACGCCGACATCGGTGCCCTACCGCGCCAATATCGACGCGCTGAAACGCATCGGCTGCACCGATGTGATCAGCGTCTCGGCCTGCGGATCGTTCCGCGAGGAAATGGCACCGGGCGATTTCGTTATCGTCGACCAGTTCATCGACCGCACCGTGAACCGTGAAAAGACGTTCTTCGGCACCGGCTGCGTGGCCCACGTCAGCGTCGCGCACCCCACCTGTCCGCGCCTGTCCGACGCTTGCGAAACCGCAGCACGCGATGCCGGCATCAACGTGCACCGCGGCGGCACCTATCTGGCGATGGAGGGCCCGCAATTCTCGACCTTGGCCGAAAGCCGGATGTACCGCGAAAGCTGGGGCGCAGACGTGATCGGCATGACCAACATGCCCGAAGCGAAACTCGCCCGCGAGGCCGAGTTGTGCTATGCCTCGGTGGCGATGATCACCGATTATGACAGCTGGCACCCCGATCACGGCGAAGTGGATGTGACCCAGATCATCGCCACCCTGACCGGCAACGCCGACAAGGGTCGCAATCTGGTTGCACGACTCCCTGCCTTGCTGGGGTCTGAACGTACACCGTGCCCGCACGGCTGTGATCGTGCGTTGGAATACGCCGTCATGACAGCACCCGAGGCCCGAGATCCCGAATTGGTGGCAAAACTGGGTGCGGTCGCAGGTCGCGTTCTGGCGTAA
- a CDS encoding SDR family oxidoreductase, translating into MRRHVLILGADGFIGRHIAFAARRAGWQVTAHARNPKALGRMGFTTLRADLCDPATHDPAFWKPALAEGVHVINAAGLLSGPDADMHAVHVAAPAAVYAALAQGARGVLVSAIGIEADTPFARHRRDGETAAPGTVTILRPGLILGHTSYGGSSLARALAALPLVTPVVGRGDQPFNPIHTDDLAAIALHSLEQPPATGPHVVGGPETVTQKQMLQAMRGWMGLRPALTVPLPRPLARVLGTLGDAMRLGPISRVAVDQLSHGVHAPHALPDGPQPRAFTAILHAQPSGTQDLWHARLYLMRPLLRLVLAFLWLASGVLGLTLPAADFLPLVSDTLPDTLLIVMARAGGIADLGIAAALLRGWRPRLMAGVQLFMIATYTIAFTALNPALWLLPLGGLLKNVPLLALIAITAILERER; encoded by the coding sequence ATGCGCCGACACGTCCTGATCCTTGGCGCCGACGGATTTATTGGCCGCCACATCGCCTTTGCTGCGCGCCGCGCAGGCTGGCAGGTGACAGCCCATGCCCGCAATCCAAAGGCGCTGGGCCGCATGGGTTTTACCACGCTGCGGGCAGACTTGTGCGATCCGGCCACCCACGATCCCGCGTTCTGGAAACCCGCGTTGGCGGAGGGCGTCCACGTCATCAACGCGGCCGGATTGCTGAGCGGGCCCGACGCCGACATGCACGCCGTGCACGTGGCGGCCCCGGCGGCGGTCTATGCAGCACTTGCGCAAGGCGCCCGCGGTGTTCTGGTATCGGCCATCGGCATCGAGGCCGACACCCCCTTTGCCCGTCATCGGCGCGACGGCGAGACAGCGGCCCCCGGCACCGTCACCATCCTGCGCCCCGGTCTGATTCTAGGCCACACCTCTTACGGTGGCTCGTCGCTGGCCCGTGCGCTGGCAGCACTTCCCCTTGTCACACCCGTGGTGGGCAGAGGCGACCAGCCCTTCAATCCGATCCACACCGATGATCTGGCCGCCATCGCGCTGCACAGTCTGGAACAGCCCCCCGCCACTGGTCCGCATGTAGTGGGCGGCCCCGAAACCGTGACCCAAAAGCAAATGCTACAAGCAATGCGCGGCTGGATGGGCCTGCGCCCGGCATTGACGGTGCCCCTGCCCCGCCCGCTGGCCCGCGTGCTGGGCACGCTGGGCGATGCCATGCGTCTTGGCCCGATCTCGCGGGTCGCCGTCGACCAACTGTCGCACGGTGTCCACGCCCCCCACGCCCTGCCGGACGGACCACAGCCGCGCGCTTTCACCGCTATCCTGCACGCTCAGCCCAGCGGCACCCAAGATCTGTGGCACGCACGCCTGTATCTGATGCGGCCCCTGTTGCGGCTGGTGCTGGCGTTCTTGTGGCTGGCTTCGGGGGTGCTGGGCCTGACCCTGCCTGCCGCTGATTTTCTGCCGCTGGTGTCAGACACGCTGCCCGACACGCTGCTGATCGTAATGGCGCGGGCGGGTGGCATTGCCGACCTCGGCATTGCCGCCGCCCTGTTGCGCGGATGGCGCCCGCGCCTGATGGCAGGTGTACAACTGTTCATGATCGCCACCTATACCATCGCGTTCACCGCACTGAATCCGGCGTTGTGGTTGCTCCCGCTAGGCGGGCTGCTTAAGAACGTCCCGCTGCTGGCCCTGATCGCCATCACCGCCATTTTGGAAAGAGAACGCTGA
- a CDS encoding DUF2269 family protein translates to MDAYLTAKWLHILSSTVLFGTGIGTAFQMVWAMRSNNPAIIHRTASGVVVADWLFTTPAGLIQPATGLWLIHLQGYPLTEPWLLLTYTLYAVAFVAWVPVVGLQIRIRNLTAKATSVPAAARRAFRIWFALGWPAFLALVAIFWLMVHRPPLWG, encoded by the coding sequence ATGGACGCCTATCTGACAGCCAAATGGCTGCACATCCTGTCGTCCACCGTCCTGTTCGGAACGGGAATAGGCACCGCGTTCCAGATGGTCTGGGCCATGCGCAGCAACAATCCCGCAATCATCCACCGCACCGCCTCGGGCGTGGTGGTGGCCGACTGGCTGTTCACCACGCCCGCAGGGCTGATCCAGCCCGCCACCGGCCTGTGGTTGATCCACCTGCAAGGCTATCCGCTGACCGAGCCGTGGTTGCTGCTGACCTATACACTTTATGCCGTGGCCTTCGTTGCATGGGTGCCCGTGGTCGGCCTGCAAATCCGCATCCGCAACCTGACGGCCAAGGCCACATCCGTCCCCGCCGCAGCCCGTCGCGCCTTTCGCATCTGGTTTGCCCTTGGCTGGCCTGCCTTCCTTGCGCTGGTCGCTATCTTCTGGCTTATGGTCCACAGACCGCCACTCTGGGGCTGA
- a CDS encoding adenine phosphoribosyltransferase has protein sequence MKTVQDYIRTIPDFPHEGIMFRDVTTLFADARGFRMAIDQMLHPYAGLQIDKVVGLEARGFILGGAIAHQLSKGFVPIRKKGKLPGATIAQAYTLEYGEAVVEIHDDAIQAGETILVVDDLLATGGTAQAGIKLIERLGGKIASCSFIIDLPDLGGRARLEGMGMDVQALCAYAGD, from the coding sequence ATGAAAACTGTCCAAGATTACATACGCACCATCCCCGACTTTCCGCACGAGGGGATCATGTTCCGTGATGTGACCACGCTGTTCGCTGACGCGCGCGGCTTTCGTATGGCTATCGACCAGATGCTGCACCCCTACGCGGGCTTGCAAATCGACAAGGTCGTGGGGCTAGAGGCGCGCGGCTTTATTCTTGGCGGTGCCATCGCGCACCAACTGTCCAAAGGATTTGTGCCGATCCGCAAAAAGGGCAAGCTGCCCGGTGCCACGATCGCCCAGGCCTACACGTTGGAGTACGGCGAGGCCGTGGTCGAAATTCACGATGACGCCATTCAGGCGGGCGAAACCATACTGGTGGTTGATGACCTGCTGGCAACCGGCGGCACCGCCCAGGCCGGCATCAAGCTGATCGAACGTCTGGGCGGCAAGATCGCCTCGTGCAGCTTTATCATTGATCTGCCCGATCTAGGTGGCCGCGCCAGACTTGAAGGGATGGGCATGGATGTGCAGGCCCTGTGCGCCTACGCGGGCGATTGA